A stretch of the Thiocystis violascens DSM 198 genome encodes the following:
- a CDS encoding DUF1566 domain-containing protein produces MLKISFYATMALLTLGVNSAQAALIDRGSGLIYDDVLNITWLKDANFAVTSGYAATAVDTISSDANDNIYTNGSMGWGAAMTWASNLEYGGFTDWRLPSAVDKTTVTTLTFVGSIDFGGYGDKRGELGHLFSNPDLSLFLNLPTSATYWYGLKNQDYPMYAWAFYTVDKNTYGITHWNNTALAWAVHDGDIGLNQVPIPATAWLFGSALLGLVGLNRRKKPMAVASAK; encoded by the coding sequence ATGCTTAAGATCAGCTTCTACGCCACCATGGCACTGCTCACCCTGGGTGTCAATTCCGCCCAGGCCGCCCTGATCGACCGTGGCAGCGGTTTGATCTACGACGACGTGCTGAACATCACCTGGCTAAAGGACGCCAACTTTGCCGTGACCTCAGGCTATGCCGCTACAGCAGTGGACACGATTTCTAGTGACGCCAACGACAACATCTATACTAACGGCAGCATGGGCTGGGGCGCCGCCATGACCTGGGCCTCGAACCTCGAGTATGGCGGTTTTACCGACTGGCGCCTGCCTTCAGCAGTCGATAAAACAACCGTGACAACCTTGACCTTCGTGGGATCCATTGACTTTGGGGGATACGGTGACAAAAGAGGCGAATTAGGACACTTGTTTTCGAACCCAGACCTAAGCCTGTTTCTAAACCTGCCGACGTCCGCAACTTATTGGTATGGCTTAAAAAACCAGGATTACCCGATGTATGCGTGGGCCTTCTATACCGTAGACAAGAATACATATGGAATAACACATTGGAATAATACGGCCCTCGCCTGGGCCGTGCATGACGGTGATATCGGCCTCAACCAGGTACCGATCCCTGCCACCGCCTGGCTCTTTGGCTCCGCTCTGCTTGGCCTAGTCGGGCTAAACCGACGCAAGAAGCCTATGGCTGTGGCTTCAGCGAAGTAA